The following proteins come from a genomic window of Eleginops maclovinus isolate JMC-PN-2008 ecotype Puerto Natales chromosome 8, JC_Emac_rtc_rv5, whole genome shotgun sequence:
- the ark2ca gene encoding E3 ubiquitin-protein ligase ARK2C isoform X3: MDQIIFLGAHFTRHQHSHATSCRHFHLGAPQAPLSAEFPLGPQPPQSGLAPHLPPAQHHPAPLTALPAPPQFQDVPGPPFLPQALHQQYLIQQQLLEAQHRRILPHSRRTQERLPLNPHRLRSGYEFSPLHVPQPITQQQQQQQQQRYLAEGTDWDLSVDAAIPPPQYQLQQLPQHYQHYLASPRMHHFPRNTSSAQVVVHEIRNYPYPQLHLLALQSLNPSRHATAVRESYEELLQLEDRLGSVNRGAVQTTIERFTFPHKYKKRKPQHLKIGEEEETDVDEKCTICLSMLEDSEDVRRLPCMHLFHQGCVDQWLATSRKCPICRVDIETQLNPDS; encoded by the exons GAGCTCACTTCACCCGGCATCAGCACAGCCATGCTACCTCCTGCCGACACTTTCACCTGGGCGCTCCTCAGGCCCCCCTCTCAGCAGAGTTTCCTCTGGGACCCCAGCCCCCTCAGAGCGGCCTGGCCCCCCACCTGCCCCCGGCCCAGCACCACCCGGCACCCCTCACGGCCCTCCCTGCACCCCCGCAGTTCCAGGATGTGCCGGGCCCTCCATTCCTACCTCAGGCTTTACACCAGCAATACCtcatccagcagcagctcctggaGGCGCAGCACCGCAGGATCCTCCCACACTCCAG AAGAACCCAGGAGCGTCTCCCCCTGAACCCCCACAGACTGCGCTCAGGCTACGAGTTCTCCCCCCTCCACGTCCCCCAGCCAAtcacgcagcagcagcagcagcagcagcagcagcggtaCCTGGCCGAGGGCACCGACTG GGATCTCAGCGTTGACGCCGCTATCCCCCCCCCTCAGTaccagctccagcagctgccGCAACACTATCAGCATTACCTGGCCTCCCCCCGGATGCACCACTTTCCAAGGAACACTTCCTCTGCACAAGTG GTTGTGCATGAAATCAGAAACTACCCGTACCCCCAGCTGCACCTGCTGGCTCTGCAGAGTCTCAATCCTTCCAGGCACGCCACCGCGGTGCGAGAAAGTTACGAG GAGCTGTTGCAGTTGGAGGACCGGCTGGGCAGTGTGAATAGAGGAGCCGTTCAGACCACCATTGAGAGGTTCACCTTCCCTCACAAATACAAGAAG AGGAAGCCCCAGCACCTGAAGattggagaggaggaggagacagatgTGGACGAGAAATGCACCATCTGTCTGTCCATGCTGGAGGACTCGGAGGACGTCAG GAGATTACCCTGCATGCACCTCTTCCACCAGGGCTGTGTGGACCAATGGCTGGCCACCAGCAGGAAGTGTCCCATCTGTCGGGTGGACATCGAAACACAGCTGAACCCTGACAGCTGA
- the ark2ca gene encoding E3 ubiquitin-protein ligase ARK2C isoform X1 → MVLVHVGYLVLPVFGSVRNRGAHFTRHQHSHATSCRHFHLGAPQAPLSAEFPLGPQPPQSGLAPHLPPAQHHPAPLTALPAPPQFQDVPGPPFLPQALHQQYLIQQQLLEAQHRRILPHSRRTQERLPLNPHRLRSGYEFSPLHVPQPITQQQQQQQQQRYLAEGTDWDLSVDAAIPPPQYQLQQLPQHYQHYLASPRMHHFPRNTSSAQVVVHEIRNYPYPQLHLLALQSLNPSRHATAVRESYEELLQLEDRLGSVNRGAVQTTIERFTFPHKYKKRKPQHLKIGEEEETDVDEKCTICLSMLEDSEDVRRLPCMHLFHQGCVDQWLATSRKCPICRVDIETQLNPDS, encoded by the exons GAGCTCACTTCACCCGGCATCAGCACAGCCATGCTACCTCCTGCCGACACTTTCACCTGGGCGCTCCTCAGGCCCCCCTCTCAGCAGAGTTTCCTCTGGGACCCCAGCCCCCTCAGAGCGGCCTGGCCCCCCACCTGCCCCCGGCCCAGCACCACCCGGCACCCCTCACGGCCCTCCCTGCACCCCCGCAGTTCCAGGATGTGCCGGGCCCTCCATTCCTACCTCAGGCTTTACACCAGCAATACCtcatccagcagcagctcctggaGGCGCAGCACCGCAGGATCCTCCCACACTCCAG AAGAACCCAGGAGCGTCTCCCCCTGAACCCCCACAGACTGCGCTCAGGCTACGAGTTCTCCCCCCTCCACGTCCCCCAGCCAAtcacgcagcagcagcagcagcagcagcagcagcggtaCCTGGCCGAGGGCACCGACTG GGATCTCAGCGTTGACGCCGCTATCCCCCCCCCTCAGTaccagctccagcagctgccGCAACACTATCAGCATTACCTGGCCTCCCCCCGGATGCACCACTTTCCAAGGAACACTTCCTCTGCACAAGTG GTTGTGCATGAAATCAGAAACTACCCGTACCCCCAGCTGCACCTGCTGGCTCTGCAGAGTCTCAATCCTTCCAGGCACGCCACCGCGGTGCGAGAAAGTTACGAG GAGCTGTTGCAGTTGGAGGACCGGCTGGGCAGTGTGAATAGAGGAGCCGTTCAGACCACCATTGAGAGGTTCACCTTCCCTCACAAATACAAGAAG AGGAAGCCCCAGCACCTGAAGattggagaggaggaggagacagatgTGGACGAGAAATGCACCATCTGTCTGTCCATGCTGGAGGACTCGGAGGACGTCAG GAGATTACCCTGCATGCACCTCTTCCACCAGGGCTGTGTGGACCAATGGCTGGCCACCAGCAGGAAGTGTCCCATCTGTCGGGTGGACATCGAAACACAGCTGAACCCTGACAGCTGA
- the ark2ca gene encoding E3 ubiquitin-protein ligase ARK2C isoform X2 has protein sequence MVLVHVGYLVLPVFGSVRNRGAHFTRHQHSHATSCRHFHLGAPQAPLSAEFPLGPQPPQSGLAPHLPPAQHHPAPLTALPAPPQFQDVPGPPFLPQALHQQYLIQQQLLEAQHRRILPHSRRTQERLPLNPHRLRSGYEFSPLHVPQPITQQQQQQQQQRYLAEGTDWDLSVDAAIPPPQYQLQQLPQHYQHYLASPRMHHFPRNTSSAQVVVHEIRNYPYPQLHLLALQSLNPSRHATAVRESYELLQLEDRLGSVNRGAVQTTIERFTFPHKYKKRKPQHLKIGEEEETDVDEKCTICLSMLEDSEDVRRLPCMHLFHQGCVDQWLATSRKCPICRVDIETQLNPDS, from the exons GAGCTCACTTCACCCGGCATCAGCACAGCCATGCTACCTCCTGCCGACACTTTCACCTGGGCGCTCCTCAGGCCCCCCTCTCAGCAGAGTTTCCTCTGGGACCCCAGCCCCCTCAGAGCGGCCTGGCCCCCCACCTGCCCCCGGCCCAGCACCACCCGGCACCCCTCACGGCCCTCCCTGCACCCCCGCAGTTCCAGGATGTGCCGGGCCCTCCATTCCTACCTCAGGCTTTACACCAGCAATACCtcatccagcagcagctcctggaGGCGCAGCACCGCAGGATCCTCCCACACTCCAG AAGAACCCAGGAGCGTCTCCCCCTGAACCCCCACAGACTGCGCTCAGGCTACGAGTTCTCCCCCCTCCACGTCCCCCAGCCAAtcacgcagcagcagcagcagcagcagcagcagcggtaCCTGGCCGAGGGCACCGACTG GGATCTCAGCGTTGACGCCGCTATCCCCCCCCCTCAGTaccagctccagcagctgccGCAACACTATCAGCATTACCTGGCCTCCCCCCGGATGCACCACTTTCCAAGGAACACTTCCTCTGCACAAGTG GTTGTGCATGAAATCAGAAACTACCCGTACCCCCAGCTGCACCTGCTGGCTCTGCAGAGTCTCAATCCTTCCAGGCACGCCACCGCGGTGCGAGAAAGTTACGAG CTGTTGCAGTTGGAGGACCGGCTGGGCAGTGTGAATAGAGGAGCCGTTCAGACCACCATTGAGAGGTTCACCTTCCCTCACAAATACAAGAAG AGGAAGCCCCAGCACCTGAAGattggagaggaggaggagacagatgTGGACGAGAAATGCACCATCTGTCTGTCCATGCTGGAGGACTCGGAGGACGTCAG GAGATTACCCTGCATGCACCTCTTCCACCAGGGCTGTGTGGACCAATGGCTGGCCACCAGCAGGAAGTGTCCCATCTGTCGGGTGGACATCGAAACACAGCTGAACCCTGACAGCTGA